Below is a window of Malus domestica chromosome 13, GDT2T_hap1 DNA.
ACGATCTTCTTTTTACCTAATCTGAATACATAGCTTATTCCTTGCTTGACCATTGATGAGTTAAGGGGGACATATGTACAAAGTATATCTTCAATGAGAACATCTTCATCTATACTTTTGTATGTCCAACTCAAACCTCTCATTAGACAACCAACCAATTAGCCATGTGTTCACAATACGTCAAAAGGAGAAAGTTTTTGTGTATAAATTGGTAGCAACCAATTCCTCTGAAGAGAAAAGATGGAAGTGATGATTATTTCTCCAAATGATGAAGGCTGAAATAACTCAGCATACTTTGTCTCTATATTACAAAGAGGCATCTAACTAGCTATATCTGATCCATCTTTTTACATGTTTCACTTCACTTTTACAGATAAAATACTAATGAATTAACTCTTGATTAACAATGTCATTGTTTAAATTATTTCAAGTGTTGCTTTTATTCAACCTGTTTGAATTTTGCCATTTACACACTCCTATAGGATTTTGGATTTTTGTGAATTTTCAAGATTTTCCTTggcttcaatttttctttttcaatctgTCTATCATGTTTCCATTGACCATTTCATCATTTTCGCCCCACAGTaaaattacaattatcaatATGGATCCTACCAACAATGCATTGCCATatcgttttcatttttttcctgtTTTGTTATTTGTAGTTTTCGTTGTGTGATTAGTATAAGGAAAATCATATaagattttggttttttgtgggttttcaacttttttcatgGCTTTTTGaccatttaattgtttttggctCCAAAGAAAATTACAGTTCTCGATTTGCATTCTTCCAAGGGTGCATAACCGTATCATtttctcatttttgtttttgtttttctgttgtTTCTAATTTGCTGTGTAGCATTCTATTCCATGTACAAAGTTGAGCCTTTAATAAATttagttatgaatgttttgtaAACATGGAAGACCTTATAAAACTCAATCATGTGATGGTGGAGCACTCTTTTGCTCCCAATTGAGGTTAGTGTTCTTTATTGACTCTATAAAAGTTCAATGGTTGGATAAAGTAAACAGAagattttttttgggtttgtgAATGAACAAGGAAAACAACGGAAATATAGGAACTTATATTAGACTCTcaaaaattttctttaaaacataGGTCAATTTTCTGTTTACTAACATCATAATACCTCTTCCTCTATTTGAATTTAATCCCTTTGTTCTCATTTTCTATACAAATGGTTCTGCACCCTTCATTCAAACTTGATCATTCTATAAATATCTATATTATTTTATCCTTTTGAAACATATTTTCTCATACATTTTCTAATCCCGCAGCAACGTGCGGGCACTATTTCTAGTTTTTATATCTATTTgctaaaccaaaaaccaaaaaaaggcTTCTAGGTGGTTAACATTCAATTCTTCCATTTTTCACCATCACTTGTAGTTAAATAtacagaaacaaaacaaaacccaagaaaatgcaataattataatttattttaatttaatttagttaatttatACGAGTGACTAAATAGTTTTCAATTtgattttattcttttatacaTAATTATGATATTTGTATGATAAAATGACGAGTAATGTTagttagaccaaatttgcaaatgatTTGATGTGTAACTAATGGAAATAAGCTTGTTAACCAAcccttaagtaataatttaattatcaacaatcacatcttatgatttacaaaatatgatttaaatatattttatttcacaaaaaatACCTTAAAATGACGTCATGTATGCCATCATTAAAGAAAATGAGTAATACTATACCTTTTAGCATTTTCATTATATGTGAAACGTGAACGTGTCAAACATGAAAGGTGTGAAATGTAATTAGTCCCTTAATTTAATTACTTATTTGGTAACATATTCGAAACTTAATTCGTCAACTCAAAACTAGTACTTACTATTTCACAGTTGGGTTTTTAGTTATAAACAACAGATATGTTTGtcttatttttccttttgtccTTTGAGGCTTGGACATCTACTTCAAATCAAGCAAGACGTGAATGGCATGCAACCACACGTCTTAAAGTTCAAGATTTAAAATGCCCCAGCAGATCTTTAGAGATTACttgttaataaatatttttttttctttaatttatctgGAAAACGTTTTTATTAATGAAAGTAGCTGGAAATTCAGTGTCACATCATTGAACAAATCCTATATCCTtttaaaatatatgaataatatattagtttctcataagaaaaaaatattggaATTTCCTCTGGGATATAATGGAGGGTTTCAAATTCTAATTTTCCTTCTCTCATCTATCTTCTTACCCACCCTCACCACTAGGTTAATCTCAGTGACTTGCTAAAACTGTAAATTTGAGTTTGGATACATGGAGATGGAGGGTTTCGAACTCTTAACTTTCCttctctcatttatcttctTACCCACCCTCACTACTAGATTAATCTTAGTAACTTACTAAAATTGTAAATTTGAGTTTAGATAAATGGAGGGTTTCGAACTCtaacttttcttctctcatctaTCTTCTTACCTACTCTCATCACTAAGTTAATCTCAATGACTTACTAAAGCGGTAAATTTGATGAGTTTGGATAAAATGGAGTATAACACACGGGCCTAATtatagagagattttttagtgttccCGTCACACGAAATGATACATCACGTATCCCTCTACAAATGgtgggttatgtgtgttaaaaggttaataacttaaaaattaaaattttctatcacttatataaaaacacgtgatataTTATCCGTGTTTCCTTCATAACTAAATTTTTTTCCTAATTATGAGTCTGATTCTTGTAATGTTGCGAGGTGAGTTGAAAGTGGATGCAAACGAGTGACGCCGTAATTGATGATGTCTTCCAGATGACCAGACAATTGGAGTCAGTTGACTTCTTATACTTTGTCGTTAATATAATGAAGTAACTCACCCGATGGCTTCCGTTGCAACTAAATATGGGGCATGATGtttcttcatttatttattttttcaatgctATAGCAAGAGATGTAAATATTTTCCTgagaatttaataaaatattcgtATCATTTAAATTAATCAAACTCACCAAATTAAGGATTACGTGAATAATATTAATCTTTAATATTAGAAAGTCATAAATAAATTTTGGTGTCTCAAggcttcataaaaaataactagACACAATAGTCCCtgatacaaaaaaaattacaaccACCCATAAAAAAAACAGATTATAATACCAAGGGTATTTCCTTAAACacatatttaatttattttgttttagatAATAACAGAAaacactaaaaaataaaaaagtggcGTCAAAACTGAAACCACACAAAAAAATGCcacaaaaaactaaaatctacAGCATGAGAGGGGAGGATGAAAACGCACGACGCGATCATGCTTTTCCatagcaaaaaaaatatattgatCGTGCTGCTCTAGACCTAGAATTCACATACCAGTATTTAAAGAAGACAGGTATGCAGTACATGCCCCGTTTTGAAGATGGTAATTAATTACTCCATCAATTTTCTTGGTATTTctacattcaatttttttgcCACTTGACTAATTACTCCGATCAGAATTATATTTAATTACTGTATGTATGGGtttgtatatttatttaatttttatgtaatttaattttgattttagcATCAAAAGGAGGCTATGACAAAGGGACTGATAACTTGCAAGATGTGGAAATGGCTGTTGACGATGCTGATGGTAACTCTTCCTCTCAATCTCTCCGTTGAATTTGCTATTGCTATTGTATCTTTAATCGTGTACACCAAATTAAACAACGCATTGTTTCTAGttgaatgacacaccccgacccaagGGGTCCAGGCGTGCTGGCCATCATGCCTGGACCccctgggtcggggtgtgtcagtttggtatcagagcttcctgaaaagccacccagaatttagaagtaaattttgggtctcgatcagaaataatattcaccggaactccatgatacttcacaatcttcgtaaTGAACaatttagccaatttattcaaaGGATACTTCTCCCTTACTGGAATGAAATgcgctgacttggtaagtcgatccacaatcacccaaataccatcgaatccatttcgtgtacgaggaagtttatacacgaaatccatggttacattttcccatttccactggggaacgggaagtggctgcattcgcccaaatggcttctttctttctgctttaactTGATGGCAAATAATACATCTACTCACATAAtctgcaatttcccttttcatacccggccaataataaaatggtcgaatggtatgcttatgcaggaaaacagaatgtatgttccgaataatgaggaattaaagaaggaaattttggatgaagcgcattgttcagcttatgcgatgcacccgagaggaactaaaatgtataactgacacaccccgacccagggGGTccaggcgtgctggccgtcacgggggcgtgacgtaaccataagtgcgacacggaagcaaaaCAATAACATACGCAATAAGGAATTCAAACCAAACTCTAGCAGAACAACCTACTAGAATAACAGGACGAGTTAAgataaacacataaattcagagcataggtttcagtgcagtcaagtaggactaaaataaaagtacatcaccctcaggtgagtcctacatgtcaaGAGTCTGTTAGAAAGCCGGAATaagacctcgagagccaccaaccgctaactagaacctggaggggcgcaaaacaaaatgagtgggtcagtaaaaccaaagagtTTGCCAAAACAGTTCATttaaacatttctaacccctcaccgtaaaaacctgtatactttcccagaaaatagtatataaccatacatacatacatacatatatatatatacgcaaCATCAAAACTCAACTCATATCCATCATCACAACATCTCAGAAATGATATGCCATGCCCAAAATATAatcagaatgcatcaatatcaatcaggtgaaataatacgtcaaccggagaccctacaatggtcctgtacggctgattctaaagctcaacatctaatccaaccggagtcacctcggtgacctgtacggtccaactctgcacgtcactcggaactacatatagtagtctgtacgacgaCAGGTGTATaattacgctctagtgcttccctcatcaatcatcagcgcgcataactaaggtcacccactagtcggaatcacatctaatgatctgtacgactagcatgtcggaaccctcacatggtctgtacgacatccacctacttggatccaagacgagcgtacggtgtggtgaataacaatataagcactaacacctaagtgcaggttatgagttttcaatgcaattcatataaaataactcagctgaataataataaaactcacctgtgcgtccaccacgtcaattcacatatataagcATCAATTATCAAGCTAAATATCTCAacaatttcatgcatggcaaataaattcataattttcatataaacgtATTTTCTGGGGAAAAACaattgtatataggtaatacgaaatcaaaactgcccactcactgataagtcgatgggtcgtaatccctgtgacgtccctggatgcgctcgtcctcgggataggtgtcacctatatgcgaaacaactataaaaacgttaattttaaacacataaccaataattcgaaataacttctcatacgatgctcaatttgggtatatgaatatatcacatcgacctactcgacgtcacggacgtcgagaaatttttagaaaaatttttggaTGTCCCACGCGCCCCCACATGCCATGACAGGCACGGGGACACGTGCCCCCCACGCGCACCATCTTCAACCTcggctcgccggactggtttttccggcctCACACAAAACCCCTCAAATCTCGGTGGATCGAGGCAACCAAGGTATGTATCTTCATCTTTGAGTCATTTCAAGTtgattggtactagttttaggaagtgaaaccctcggaatcacgtgaaacccgaacctccattttttgtcactgttcatgcaaacgtaaaatgttgattttcagggaattctaagcttgtagtgagcttagtgaggtcccaaggaggctcggagtacttcgtttgaaggatttggacgtcgggatcacgtggtTCAACTTTGGCCGATTTTCTTGGaaattttccggtgagatttcttgatttttagagccttaagctagtctatcgtgattctacatgtttggggcttcattttggtataaaatacgaagaaaatggttgagaaacgaaggagaatcaCGTCTGGACCccctgggtcggggtgtgtcactgaAGGCTTGCAAGTATCTAAAACTGATTCAGTTTGTTTCTCTTGGACCACAATGCAAGACTTCTCATGAATgttttttcatgcataagttcgTTTCTCATCAAATCAAGGTTTGATTTGATAGCAGGTGGGATCTTAGATAGGATAAATGTCAAAGCAATGTGGAAAGAGATGACAGGttaattcaaaagttttatgtaaATGTGTAATTATCATTGAATCGAATCATAATACAATCAGTTAAataaatttcttatttttattttcttcatctttcttttctttatctccTACTTATTTTTGCTTTCCAAGTTTACTAAATTATTTTATGTTGTATTTGGAAATATAAGTAGATTTTTTCAACGTGTGTACATATTACAAATTCAGAAGAAGAGGATGACGAGATTATTGAAATCAATGGTGGGCATTCAAAAACTAcatttgatttctttttctttttttggtagTTTTTTGTTCATTTACTATGTAAAGGGAGGATATTAGGGGTACCGGTGAGTGGAGATTCCTCTGCAGATCAATTTGACTTAGAGGTTAGATTTTGGTTAACAATAGAATTTGGTGGTTTGCTTCTTAGTGTTGACTTAGAGGCATTGGTTATCTTGCTTCGTCCGAATTAgatattttgaattttatttgtcACTAATACTGTTCAagagttttgttattttaaaaattacgtGGAGAGGCTTATGGAAATATTGGATATTACATCCTAAACCAATGTAAATTCTTGAACCTTTAAGCAATTAAACCCATGTGCAAGGCTATAGTATCTGCTTTGTCAGTACCCATTTTCTTGCATCACTTTTCCACTTATCCTAACTTCTAAATGTCATCTTGATTTGCTATATTTTATGACAAAAATCAATTATCCATTTTCTTGGCTTCATAGGCTTCATAGGCTTACTCAATAGGTGATCAATTTATCAAAGTTGCAGAGTTTAAGTATTTGGCTGTTTGTTTGTAATACCTTTTTAGAAGAAATCCCTAACATATCCATCAATGCTCTCCCTCTTCATCGTAAAGAAGTGGTCAATTGCATTTTCTTCTACCATTTGGTTTCCATTGAAGCTTACAATTTATCACTTTGAATTAATCGTACCATGTTAATTGTCTTACTTCCATTTTACAAGTTGTAGAGATTGATAACTTCTTTGCATTTGCAGGTAGTCGGGAAAAATGTAATTTTGGAGCACCGCTATAGAACAATTTTATGAGATGTTGCTAAATATACCTTACAACTAAAATTAAGCATGTGGCCTATATTTGCAGTCCACGGGATTCAGTTATATACGAAAGGTTTTATTAAAGTATCTGTATTTGTTTCACAAAATGAAAAATGTAGATATTGTATGTTAGTTTGTACAaacatttaattattatttattacatttttttttttgaaaagtaaTTTTCACGcaccaattttttttacctTACACAAAGTTTCCGGCACTTTCAAATCTTTTAAATGAACCTATCAAAAGGTTCTTAcattatttttgttgttcatAATGATCGGTATCATTAATTGGGGAAAAAAAATCATGCTTCTTGACAATTGcacagtgaaaaaaaaaaaaactacgtaTGTTGCGCGTAGCACgccgtgattaaaaaaaaaggctttcGCATGCGTGTACGCGCCTGCATAAAGGCTAGTGTGGATTAATGTAGAAGCTAAGTTACTATAACTTTTAAAAGGTCCCactatttgtagccgttggattctaGATTGATGGATGTGCAGGATTTGGTTGAAAGTAAccgaagaggatccctttccgtcTGGAAGGTCTTGTGGATTTGTTCTTCTTAATTAGCCACCAAAGTCTAAAAGTCATGCATCCCTAATTCTCAAGTCATAACCAAATCCATTTTAATATTGTTACACATCCGAATTAGCAATAAACAACGCCACCattaaaaataagaataaaatacaCCAAGTGGGACTAAATTAATTTTCATCACAAAAATAGTGAATTATGTGTAAAATTCAAGGTATTAAGGTCGAGCATTAGAGCGAGCAAACCTGCTGGTATTTTCTTCAAAGTTGGAAGCCATCCATTCCATGATCCATCTCCATGCCTACCCCTCCTCCCTTATCTCATGATTTCCATGGCAGAAATCCAAAAGAAAACCATTACTCCCACTCCTAGTCCTATAACCACTCCTACTCCGTCCACTTCCAAACCAAAACACAGTTTGTTTCTCGCTTGCTTCGGATTTTCCAGGCAAACGAGTCGCAGACGGAGTATGAGATCAAAGTCGCCCCCCCTCATCCGAAAGGAAGCTAACTATACCAGAGAAGATAATCGCGATGACCGTACGATTGATATGAAGGGTGAACATTCAACTAGTATTACTAGTCAACGCAGCTGTTATTTGATTTCTTGGTCAAGCTGGAGGTTTCGCACCAAGAAGTCCGCCGCCAGAACCGTCCCCATCGACACCTCCGGTACCACCGTCACCGACAAAAGGGAACGTCCGTCCAAGGTGGTCAAGTTTTCCAGCTTGCAGACCAagtcaaagtcaaagtcaaaGTCTGGTAACCTCGTCTCTAACTCCGAAGAAGTACTTCCGGCCACCACCGATGGGGAGCCGCCAGGGACTCCAAGTCGGGAAGAGGCTGAGCCTCCTCCCATCGTCTCAGACCCGCAGACCCCTATTAACCATAACCCTCCACAGGTATAGTAattaatagggtaaattacactttcatCTATATtttaattccttacaacatctttaaaacatttcacttcataccttaagtactattttatttcaaaataatatattcgttacattttccattcattgatccgttaaatgctgacgtgattGCCACAAATATATACCACGTggcaaacaaaaataatttttaaatttttttaaaaaaacctgaatttttacaaaaaaaaaccaacccCCCCTGACGACCAGAGACCCAACTCCCCCCTCTCCCCGCATGACCCTCATCCCTTCGCGATCTTGTGATTTTcagcaggaagaagaagaggaagaggaggagggaggAAGAACCCGTCCCCCCCTCCCCCCTGGCCAGAGACCCAGCTCCCCCCTCTCCCCCGCGTGACCCTCCTCCCTTCGCGATCTGGTGATTTTCagtaggaagaagaagaggaagaggatgagggaggaagaaaagaaaaaaataaccccacccacccacccatgACCCGAAGAAGAAATCTGcagcaggaagaagaagaggaagaggagggaggaagaaaagaaaaaaaaaaaaaaccaaccccccccccccccccccgccagAGACCCAGCTCCCCCCTCTCCCCCGCGATCCTCCTCCCTCTGCGATATGGTGATTTTCAATGTGGGTGAGTTTTGAAATTACTTTGAGTTGGTTGCTGgggtgattttctttctttctttcttcctccctcttcttcttcttcttgcagatgtgggtcgttgggtttttttttttgttgtaaaaatGCAGGTTtttgaaacaaattaaaattttattttatttgccacgtggcagacatttggcagccacctgacatatatgtggcagccacgtcagtatTTAACGGATCaatagatggaaaatgtaacggatgtattattttgaaataaaatagtacttaaggtatgaaactgaaatgttttaaagatgttgaaATGAATTGAAATAGAGCCCAAATATGAAGtatgaaaatgtaatttaccctaattaATATTTATTCGCTCGTAGATAAGACTTAAGAGCATTGACGGTTAGATTCaaggttttaagtttgattttgcTCCCCCAGTATCACTTCACATAATAAATTATTTGTGCACTGCAGACCAACACGATCAACCTCGAAAGTAGGAAACATTTGGAGTCCCCTAAGGTTGGCACGTGTCAAAAGCGATTTTGCAGGAAGATTGATTCACTAAGAACAAGTACAACTATTGCAGGAAGAAAAGGACCACCTAGCAGCCAAAGCCAACCAGATTCACCGGCTGGACAGGAGGCCAGGACGCGCACGTCGCGTACTCGGACAGTGTCGCACTCCGTGTCTTTCCCCGCTCGCGAAAGCCAAACTCAACAGGGGGCGCCGGTGACTCCGTCCGTGGCACACAATTTTAGTAAACAATATTCGTCGTGGTCGTGGTCGACTACCGTGTCCAACAACCCCGGATCGAAAAATAATAATAGGGGGAAGGCTAAGGCAAAGGGAGAGTCGAGTACTGCAGCCAACAGGAAGAATTTGGATCCACTGATTGGTATGTCTATTATTTTGGTGACGTTGATTATTATGTTAGTATGGGGTCGTTTGTGTGCTATTCTTTGTACGTCCGCATGGTTTTACTTGCTCCCGCGCTTAAGATCAGCGGCGGCCGCCACCACTACTGCTGCTGATGGATCTGGATACCCTCACCATAATTCCAGTTCCAATGTTAATACCCCGCGGGCCATGGATATGAATTCCGAAGAATGGAAGAAGAAGGTCGTCTtagagggatttcttgagagGAATCACCGGAATATAATTCTATAAATTTGCAGCTAGAAATTGGGCTATTTGAGAtgcaataaaagaaaaataaggaaACGACCTTCAATCAAATAAGTTATAAGTTGTTTATTTCTGTGACATGTTGAAAGCATATGTGATTGGCACATATGAAATATTACTTGTTTCATCATTTTGTCACTGCTTTGTgtgtaattaaaattttgagaacATCAAAGTATCATGTATCATGAAATATCTGTGTAatcttacaatttttttttaataagaagaGAGGAAGTACAACAGCCACTACAAAGCAAGCTACTACCACCAGACTAGCCATTACATTCTTCAAACAACAAATCAGGTATTAAGTCTGGTGGTTTCTCGAACCATGAATGATCTCGAACCACTAACAACAAATCAGCTATTAAGTCTGGTGGTTTCTCGCATAGCAGCTGCAATTTGGAGAGAGTTGCTTTTGACATGGATGGAGCCACTATAGGCCTGGAGCGGATGCCCCCACTCAGTTtttgatcatatatatatatatatatacacacacgtatgtatgtatgtacacAAATTGTACAGTTTTGCATCCCAATGACCAGCTCTAATTAAACTACAATTAATTTCCTATACATAACCTATATGTTAATTGGTATCAATGTGACTGACTTCGCCAACAATAATTCTAATTGTTTTGTATGAAAACTTtatgaattaatatatataagcGTTTTGTTCAgtaaattttttagttttttaattgtttGAAGATAGCTCCATTTATACAAATCTGTAGCTTCGTCCTGGCTTTAGACAATTAAGTTTTGTAATCCCCCTTTCTGAAGCCAGCGCCAAACCCTCCCTGGTCGCCAAGCCTCAGTCTGCAGCGGCAATAAACACATGATGAAAACTACAGGAGCGGGCTGCAAGAAACTAACCAGCATCATTTCGAATCACCACCCCAACTCCgcctatttttatttatttttggtcacAACACCAAGCTCCATCGACGTTAAGTTTGTGGAAACCACAAGGGAGGTCTCATCCAAATATGTTGTTGGTGACTCTGAGCTCTTGTTCGACATAAGAAAAGAAAGCCGGACAAAATCCTGCTACCACGCAACAACTTCAGCTGCTAAAGAGTTTGAAGATTCCAGCTTACCGTTCCACAGTAATTGGTTCCtggccccccccccccccccaaatatGCCACAAAATCACCAGTCACAAGCTGAAATcactaatttaaattaaacaatcACCAGCATTCCAGACCCACTCCTTTATCGAGCAACCATCTTCTTCGATTGGATGACGACCCAAGTGAGAGGAAAGGCAAACACATCAAGATTCTCATCCAACATATGAATCTAACAAAGTTCCGTAAGTGGTAAATTGTCTTGATGGCCGTTCATCCTACTCCTCATTTTATTTACTTAATTTCATAAAGCTTTATCTTTCGCAAAGGATATGAAGGTAAAAATAAACTCGAGACCTCATATATAATAatgaatgttttttttactaaacaataatatttataCTAAGGGGTGTGAGAGTAAGCTAAGTTTCACACTGGACCATTCATAATAATGTGGGTCAATTCTcatgagaatcgaacttaaaacttctcacttaaattgaaaatgaataccgCTAAGCCATATTAATTATTAATCCACAAGTGAACGTTCTTAACTAATCCAACTATTAACCACTTACAAAAATAAGAAGGCTACTTTGCAAGGATTTGTCACTCATATGTGAAACCATAGcaattcccaattttttttttaatttaaacaaaTATATTATTAAGTGATGAGGAAAATAAATTGGTACCAAACTTGTTATTCACGAGATTCAAAATGTTCATTTAACTAAGACTTCacatttataa
It encodes the following:
- the LOC108172072 gene encoding flocculation protein FLO11-like; protein product: MISMAEIQKKTITPTPSPITTPTPSTSKPKHSLFLACFGFSRQTSRRRSMRSKSPPLIRKEANYTREDNRDDRTIDMKGEHSTSITSQRSCYLISWSSWRFRTKKSAARTVPIDTSGTTVTDKRERPSKVVKFSSLQTKSKSKSKSGNLVSNSEEVLPATTDGEPPGTPSREEAEPPPIVSDPQTPINHNPPQTNTINLESRKHLESPKVGTCQKRFCRKIDSLRTSTTIAGRKGPPSSQSQPDSPAGQEARTRTSRTRTVSHSVSFPARESQTQQGAPVTPSVAHNFSKQYSSWSWSTTVSNNPGSKNNNRGKAKAKGESSTAANRKNLDPLIGMSIILVTLIIMLVWGRLCAILCTSAWFYLLPRLRSAAAATTTAADGSGYPHHNSSSNVNTPRAMDMNSEEWKKKVVLEGFLERNHRNIIL